From the Oncorhynchus nerka isolate Pitt River linkage group LG20, Oner_Uvic_2.0, whole genome shotgun sequence genome, one window contains:
- the LOC115102728 gene encoding nuclear receptor ROR-beta-like, with protein sequence MRAQIEVIPCKICGDKSSGIHYGVITCEGCKGFFRRSQQNNAMYSCSRQRNCLIDRTSRNRCQHCRLQKCLVLGMSRDAVKFGRMSKKQRDSLYAEVQKHQKNQECLNQGLPLSREDVAGGESKGDRHGELSRSYSSGGSSSTLSDLDDIAALPKLFDLPLTPQEAHEYCSLDLQEDHGGSTGNTSNSSSPSSSSPISSNQNSPQQNLLDVTDANGIKHEYQMLSHTHVLLAHTHATLLETLPDDCTLMDIERITQSVVKSHLETSQYSSDELKRLTYNRMQYSPEETRNFQCESAESVWQQCAHHITNSIQYVVEFAKRITGFMDLCQNDQIILLKAGCLEVLLIRMCRAFNATTNTMFFNGKFASAQLFKALGCDDLVSAVFDLAKGLSRLHLTDEEMALFSAACLLSPDRPWLTDSQKVQKLQAKVYLALQHSLHTSGAADEKLDQMVSKLPIMKSICNLHIDKLEFFRLVHPETAYSFPPLYREVFGSEISLPDSTNNS encoded by the exons ATGAGAG ctCAAATAGAAGTAATACCCTGCAAGATCTGTGGGGACAAGTCCTCAGGAATCCACTATGGAGTTATTACCTGTGAAGGCTGCAAG GGGTTCTTCCGCCGCAGCCAGCAGAACAATGCCATGTACTCGTGTTCCCGCCAGAGGAACTGTCTTATTGACCGAACCAGCCGCAACCGCTGCCAACACTGCAGACTGCAGAAGTGTCTGGTGTTAGGCATGAGCCGGGACG CGGTGAAGTTTGGCCGTATGTCTAAGAAGCAGCGCGACAGCCTGTACGCTGAGGTCCAGAAGCACCAGAAGAACCAGGAGTGTCTGAACCAGGGTCTGCCACTGTCCAGGGAAGACGTGGCTGGGGGAGAAAGCAAGGGGGACAGGCACGGGGAGCTCAGTCGCTCCTACAGCAGCGGGGGCTCCAGCTCCACCCTGAGTGACCTGGATGACATCGCAGCGCTCCCCAAACTGTTTGACCTCCCCTTGACCCCACAGGAGGCCCACGAGTACTGCAGCCTGGACCTGCAAGAAGACCACGGCGGAAGCACTGGGAACACCTCCAAttcttcatcaccatcatcatcctcgcCCATTTCGTCCAATCAGAATTCTCCCCAGCAAAATCTACTGGATGTCACCGACGCCAATGGGATCAAACACGAGTACCAGATGTTGTCGCACACACACGTGCtcctggcacacacacacgccacactgcTAGAGACACTGCCTGATGACTGCACTCTAATGGATATAG AGCGTATCACCCAGAGTGTGGTCAAGTCCCACTTGGAGACGAGTCAGTACAGCTCTGACGAACTGAAGAGGCTGACATACAATCGGATGCAGTACTCACCTGAGGAGACTCGCAACTTCCAGTGCGAG TCTGCAGAGTCTGTGTGGCAGCAATGTGCCCACCACATCACCAATTCCATCCAGTACGTGGTGGAGTTTGCCAAACGCATTACAGGCTTCATGGACCTGTGTCAGAATGACCAGATCATTCTGCTCAAAGCAG GCTGTCTGGAGGTGCTGTTGATTAGGATGTGCAGGGCATTTAACGCCACCACCAACACCATGTTCTTTAATGGCAAATTTGCCTCTGCTCAGCTCTTCAAAGCCCTCG GTTGCGATGACCTGGTCAGTGCCGTGTTTGACCTGGCTAAAGGGCTCTCCCGCCTGCATCTGACCGATGAGGAGATGGCTCTGTTCAGTGCCGCTTGCTTGCTGTCCCCAGACCGACCATGGTTAACCGACAGCCAGAAGGTCCAGAAGCTACAGGCGAAGGTCTACCTGGCTCTGCAACACAGTCTGCACACGAGCGGGGCTGCCGACGAGAAGCTAGACCAG ATGGTATCCAAGTTGCCGATAATGAAGTCCATCTGTAATCTCCACATCGACAAGCTGGAGTTCTTTCGTCTGGTCCACCCCGAGACCGCATACAGCTTCCCACCACTCTACCGGGAAGTGTTCGGGAGTGAGATTTCTCTCCCCGACTCTACAAACAACTcctag